A portion of the Rutidosis leptorrhynchoides isolate AG116_Rl617_1_P2 unplaced genomic scaffold, CSIRO_AGI_Rlap_v1 contig196, whole genome shotgun sequence genome contains these proteins:
- the LOC139881800 gene encoding CBL-interacting serine/threonine-protein kinase 24-like yields the protein MRRGTRMLGRYDVGRTIGEGTFAKVKFAQNTETGENVAIKVMDKATILKNRMVDQIKREISIMKIVRHPNIVRLHEVLASPAKIYIVLEFVSGGELYDQIVHQRRLPEHKARRYFQQLIDAVAHCHKKGVYHRDLKPENLLIDAFGSLKVSDFGLSALPQQGVEILHTTCGTPNYLAPEVLAQKGYDGAAADIWSCGVILFVLMAGYLPFNEADLPTLYQKISAAEFKCPLWFSREATSFIENILDPNPKTRIRMEDIIKHTWFRKDYVPANHREEENVNLDDVRAVFEDIEAKYVAEQPETEVMGSLVMNAFEMITLSQGLNLSALFDRQQDFVKMQTRFVSRKPAKVIISTIEDVAESMNLKVHTRNYKTRLEGTSASKARQFAVVVEVYEVASSLFMVDVRKAAGDTLDYHKFYKNFCAKLDSIIWKPTNPKATSDLLRTIRC from the exons ATGAGAAGGGGAACGAGAATGTTGGGCAGATATGATGTTGGCCGTACAATTGGTGAAGGCACCTTTGCTAAGGTTAAGTTTGCCCAAAACACAGAGACTGGAGAGAATGTTGCCATCAAAGTTATGGACAAAGCCACCATTCTTAAAAACAGAATGGTCGATCAG ATCAAGAGAGAGATATCCATAATGAAGATTGTTAGGCATCCTAACATAGTCCGGTTACATGAG GTTTTGGCAAGCCCAGCAAAGATTTACATTGTTCTTGAGTTTGTCAGTGGAGGAGAACTATATGATCAAATT GTTCATCAAAGAAGACTGCCTGAACATAAAGCTAGGCGATACTTTCAGCAACTTATAGATGCAGTAGCTCATTGCCACAAAAAAGGTGTATACCATAGAGACTTAAAG cctgaaaaccttcttattgatgCTTTTGGAAGTTTGAAAGTATCTGACTTTGGACTGAGTGCACTGCCCCAGCAA GGGGTTGAAATTCTTCATACCACATGTGGAACCCCAAATTACCTTGCACCTGAG GTACTCGCTCAGAAAGGTTATGATGGAGCAGCTGCGGATATTTGGTCTTGCGGAGTTATTCTCTTTGTACTGATGGCTGGATATCTGCCATTTAATGAAGCAGATTTGCCAACCTTGTATCAAAAG ATAAGTGCTGCAGAATTTAAGTGTCCACTATGGTTTTCTCGAGAGGCAACTTCATTTATCGAAAATATACTCGATCCCAATCCAAAAACT CGTATTCGGATGGAAGACATTATAAAGCATACTTGGTTTCGAAAAGACTATGTGCCTGCCAATCATAGAGAAGAGGAGAATGTTAATTTAGATGATGTTCGTGCAGTTTTTGAGGACATAGAG GCTAAATATGTAGCCGAGCAACCGGAAACTGAAGTTATGGGCTCTTTGGTGATGAATGCGTTTGAGATGATCACCTTATCCCAAGGGTTAAACCTCTCAGCTTTGTTTGATAGGCAGCAG GACTTTGTGAAAATGCAAACTCGTTTTGTATCTCGTAAGCCAGCAAAAGTTATAATTTCAACTATTGAAGATGTTGCAGAATCAATGAATCTCAAGGTCCATACTCGGAATTACAAG ACAAGACTGGAAGGAACATCTGCAAGTAAAGCCAGACAATTTGCAGTTGTAGTGGAG GTTTACGAAGTTGCATCGTCCCTTTTCATGGTGGACGTTAGAAAGGCTGCTGGGGATACACTTGATTATCATAAG TTCTACAAGAATTTCTGTGCTAAACTAGACAGTATCATTTGGAAACCGACAAACCCCAAGGCAACTTCCGATCTGCTTAGGACAATAAGATGCTGA